The proteins below are encoded in one region of Streptomyces marianii:
- a CDS encoding IclR family transcriptional regulator, with the protein MATADQGGAQVKSAVRTVELLEYFAGRPGMHPLAAVQEAVGYPKSSLYMLLRTLVELGWVETDATGTRYGIGVRALLVGTSYIDGDEVVAAARPTLDRLSDDTAETIHLARLDGTNVVYLATRQSQHYLRPFARVGRRLPAHSTSLGKALLATHSDEQVRKMLPETLPALTEHTVTDRERLIDELRQIREQGYAVDREENTLGLRCFGVAIPYRTPARDAISCSVPVARLTPAHEQMIKDALFDARDRLTLATRRL; encoded by the coding sequence ATGGCGACTGCCGACCAGGGTGGGGCACAGGTCAAGTCAGCGGTGCGGACGGTGGAACTGCTCGAGTACTTCGCGGGCCGCCCCGGAATGCACCCGCTGGCGGCTGTCCAGGAGGCCGTCGGCTACCCGAAGTCCAGCCTCTACATGCTGCTGCGCACCCTCGTCGAGCTCGGCTGGGTGGAGACGGACGCGACCGGCACCCGCTACGGCATCGGTGTACGGGCCCTGCTCGTCGGCACGTCGTACATCGACGGCGACGAGGTCGTCGCGGCGGCGCGCCCCACGCTGGACCGGCTCTCGGACGACACCGCGGAGACCATCCACCTGGCCCGGCTCGACGGTACGAACGTCGTGTACCTCGCCACCCGCCAGTCGCAGCACTATCTGCGGCCGTTCGCCCGCGTCGGCCGCCGGCTGCCCGCGCACTCCACCTCGCTCGGCAAGGCGCTGCTGGCGACCCACAGCGACGAACAGGTGCGGAAGATGCTCCCGGAGACGCTGCCCGCGCTCACCGAGCACACCGTCACCGACCGCGAGCGGCTGATCGACGAGCTGCGGCAGATCCGCGAGCAGGGCTACGCCGTGGACCGGGAGGAGAACACGCTGGGCCTGCGCTGCTTCGGCGTGGCCATCCCCTACCGCACCCCGGCCCGCGACGCGATCAGCTGTTCGGTGCCGGTGGCCCGGCTGACCCCCGCGCACGAGCAGATGATCAAGGACGCGCTGTTCGACGCGCGGGACCGGCTGACGCTCGCCACGCGGCGGCTCTGA